From one Terriglobales bacterium genomic stretch:
- the rpsO gene encoding 30S ribosomal protein S15, whose amino-acid sequence MLAREQKKGIIEQYRTHATDTGSPEVQIAILSERISELTDHFKTHAKDHASRRGLLMLVSKRRRLLDYLKQYDSERYKDVIQKLGIRK is encoded by the coding sequence GTGTTAGCCAGAGAGCAGAAAAAGGGCATCATCGAGCAGTACCGCACCCACGCGACCGACACGGGGAGTCCTGAAGTTCAAATCGCCATCCTCAGCGAGAGGATCAGCGAGCTTACCGACCACTTCAAGACACACGCCAAGGACCACGCCTCGCGGCGGGGTCTGTTGATGTTGGTTAGCAAGCGTCGCCGTTTGCTCGACTACCTCAAGCAGTACGACTCCGAGCGGTACAAAGACGTTATTCAGAAACTCGGCATCCGCAAATAG
- a CDS encoding M13 family metallopeptidase encodes MSMFRGLPCVILLSISCTMLGQSAASGFPPPPALNHFDAGVVDRALDPCNDFYKFACSKWLAANPIPPDQAVWGTGSNLQLWNETMLRETMIQASDPKASRDATQQKIGDYWAACMDESGIESKGLKAIQPDLDRIKALKSKAELPELIARIHQSVPAAWNGDENQTAVAAFGVGPQQDFKNAALVVTSMDQGGMGMPGRDFYLDNNPKLKETRGKYKEHVRKMFLLTGESEAQATADAAVVLKMETAFAQAAMDPVKRRDPENIYNVMTLTQVQALTPSFDWNRYLKTVAAPTPQHYIVTEPKFFQALEQAIKDEPLEHWKTYLLWWTLHGNAPYLNKAFVQENFDFYGRTLTGAQQQRPRWRRCVAFADRDLGEALGKAYVAEAFPPESKERVDEMVSSIEQALARDIDSLNWMSPETRKQAHIKLAAIENKIGYPKVWRDYSSVTIVRDNFPENIHQATAFEFRRQLNKIGKPVDRGEWGMTPPTINAYYDPQLNTINFPAGILQPPYFDPKADDAANYGAIGVIIGHEITHGFDDQGRKFDAKGDLRDWWTPEDAKKYDERGKCISDEYTGEIPGLGVKQNGLLTQGEDTADNGGIRIALMALEEKYRKAGKSLDEPGPDGWTARQRFFLGHAYSWCDAWRPEVARTIVTTNPHSMPELRVNNVESNMPEFSQAFSCKQGVKMVRANACRVW; translated from the coding sequence ATGTCGATGTTTCGTGGTTTGCCGTGCGTCATTCTGCTGTCGATCTCATGCACCATGCTGGGCCAAAGCGCCGCTTCGGGTTTTCCCCCTCCGCCTGCGCTGAACCATTTCGACGCTGGGGTTGTCGATCGGGCACTCGATCCGTGCAACGACTTTTACAAATTTGCCTGCTCGAAATGGCTGGCAGCGAATCCGATTCCACCAGACCAGGCGGTCTGGGGAACAGGCTCCAATCTGCAACTGTGGAACGAAACCATGCTGCGAGAAACGATGATTCAGGCGTCTGATCCAAAAGCCTCGCGCGATGCCACCCAGCAGAAGATTGGTGACTATTGGGCAGCCTGCATGGATGAGAGCGGGATTGAAAGCAAGGGTCTGAAAGCGATTCAGCCCGACCTGGATCGCATCAAGGCTCTAAAGAGCAAGGCAGAGCTGCCCGAACTTATTGCCCGAATTCACCAGAGCGTTCCCGCGGCTTGGAATGGCGACGAAAATCAGACCGCGGTAGCCGCTTTCGGCGTCGGCCCGCAGCAGGACTTCAAGAATGCCGCGTTGGTCGTGACCAGCATGGACCAAGGCGGCATGGGCATGCCAGGCCGCGATTTCTATCTCGACAACAATCCCAAGCTCAAGGAGACCCGGGGGAAATATAAGGAACATGTGCGCAAGATGTTCCTTCTCACAGGCGAGAGCGAGGCCCAGGCCACCGCAGATGCCGCTGTGGTGCTCAAGATGGAAACCGCCTTCGCACAGGCAGCCATGGACCCGGTCAAGCGCCGTGATCCTGAGAACATTTATAACGTGATGACGCTTACACAAGTGCAGGCCCTGACTCCTTCCTTTGACTGGAACCGCTACCTTAAAACCGTCGCTGCGCCCACTCCCCAGCACTACATCGTGACTGAGCCGAAGTTCTTTCAAGCCTTGGAGCAAGCAATCAAGGATGAGCCGCTCGAGCACTGGAAAACCTACCTCCTGTGGTGGACTCTTCACGGCAATGCTCCTTACCTGAATAAAGCCTTCGTGCAGGAGAATTTCGATTTTTATGGCCGCACCCTCACCGGGGCGCAGCAGCAACGCCCACGCTGGCGCCGCTGCGTTGCTTTCGCCGATCGTGATCTCGGCGAGGCGCTGGGCAAAGCCTATGTGGCCGAGGCTTTCCCGCCGGAAAGCAAGGAGCGCGTCGATGAAATGGTAAGCAGCATCGAACAGGCACTGGCTCGCGACATTGACTCTCTCAACTGGATGAGCCCCGAGACCAGGAAGCAGGCGCATATCAAGTTGGCTGCCATCGAGAACAAGATCGGATATCCCAAGGTATGGCGTGATTACTCCAGCGTGACGATTGTGCGCGACAACTTCCCCGAAAATATTCACCAGGCAACGGCGTTCGAGTTCCGGCGCCAGCTGAACAAGATCGGCAAGCCGGTGGATCGCGGCGAATGGGGTATGACGCCACCCACCATCAACGCTTACTATGATCCCCAGTTGAACACGATCAACTTCCCTGCTGGCATACTTCAGCCGCCCTACTTCGACCCCAAGGCAGATGACGCGGCCAATTACGGTGCCATTGGCGTGATCATCGGCCACGAAATTACTCACGGCTTCGACGACCAAGGCCGCAAATTTGACGCCAAAGGTGATTTACGCGACTGGTGGACGCCGGAAGATGCAAAGAAATACGACGAGCGCGGGAAATGCATCTCGGACGAGTACACGGGAGAAATTCCCGGCCTGGGCGTCAAGCAAAATGGACTGCTTACACAAGGAGAGGACACCGCCGACAATGGCGGAATTCGTATTGCTCTGATGGCTCTGGAAGAGAAATACAGAAAAGCCGGCAAATCGTTGGACGAGCCCGGTCCTGACGGATGGACAGCGCGCCAGCGCTTTTTCCTGGGTCATGCTTACTCGTGGTGTGATGCCTGGCGTCCGGAGGTCGCCCGCACCATTGTGACCACGAATCCGCACTCGATGCCTGAATTGCGGGTGAACAATGTGGAATCGAACATGCCAGAATTCTCCCAGGCCTTTAGCTGCAAGCAGGGCGTGAAAATGGTGCGCGCCAACGCGTGCCGTGTGTGGTAG
- a CDS encoding DUF481 domain-containing protein, producing the protein MNRKSLLLFALVLLSCKAGADQVVLKNGDRLTGSIVKLDDNKLTLKTDFADAVTIKWDAISKVTAEKPVYVQTSDQQKLSVSSLSRQDSEIVVNTSDNRELRVPAVNLKALRSESEQQAYEKSLHPGLMEGWVGGANFGLALARGNSATTNLAIGANMDRKTGNDKISLYEASVYNKDDITDTVSANTIRGGIRYERNVTKKVFGYVSGDFESNDLQKLDIRSIIGGGLGYHLIAKPKTTFDILGGMAWTHEKYGTGVSNNYATASIGQEWTQKLSERTSFNEKAYILPYLSGSTGDYRFAFDAGFTTKISRIFAWQITASDRYVSNPLPGTKGNDFLLTTGLAITLAGAGK; encoded by the coding sequence ATGAACCGCAAGTCTTTGCTGCTCTTCGCACTCGTGCTGCTGTCCTGTAAGGCTGGTGCAGACCAGGTGGTCCTGAAGAATGGAGACCGGCTAACAGGGAGCATCGTCAAGCTGGACGACAACAAGCTTACGCTCAAGACGGATTTTGCCGACGCCGTGACGATCAAGTGGGACGCGATCAGCAAGGTAACGGCAGAAAAGCCGGTTTATGTCCAGACTTCAGATCAGCAGAAGCTAAGTGTATCGAGCCTAAGCCGGCAGGATTCGGAGATCGTAGTAAACACCAGCGACAATCGTGAGCTTCGGGTTCCTGCTGTTAACTTGAAGGCGCTGCGATCGGAATCCGAGCAGCAGGCTTACGAAAAATCGCTGCATCCGGGGTTGATGGAAGGGTGGGTAGGCGGAGCCAATTTTGGGCTGGCGCTGGCGCGTGGCAACAGCGCCACCACCAACCTCGCCATCGGCGCCAATATGGATCGTAAGACTGGCAATGACAAAATCAGCCTGTATGAGGCATCGGTTTATAACAAGGATGACATTACGGACACGGTCAGCGCCAACACGATCCGCGGGGGGATCCGCTACGAACGGAATGTCACCAAGAAAGTGTTCGGTTATGTCAGTGGAGACTTCGAGTCCAACGATCTGCAGAAGCTGGACATTCGATCGATTATCGGCGGCGGTCTCGGCTACCATCTGATTGCCAAGCCGAAGACGACCTTTGACATCCTGGGCGGAATGGCGTGGACGCATGAGAAGTACGGGACGGGGGTTTCCAATAACTACGCTACCGCGAGCATCGGCCAGGAGTGGACGCAGAAGCTTTCCGAGCGCACCAGCTTTAACGAGAAGGCTTACATCCTTCCGTACTTGAGCGGATCGACAGGTGATTATCGGTTTGCCTTCGATGCCGGATTCACGACTAAGATCAGCCGCATCTTTGCCTGGCAGATCACGGCCAGCGACCGCTATGTGAGTAACCCGCTACCAGGTACAAAGGGTAACGATTTTCTGCTGACTACGGGGTTGGCGATCACGCTGGCAGGGGCGGGGAAATGA
- a CDS encoding 2-oxoacid:acceptor oxidoreductase family protein, translating into MQHLTEVRVAGFGGQGVILTAIVIGRAASIYAGGFATMTQSFGPEARGGACSAQVILSDSPVLYPYVTRPDILIVMSQEAYSKFVPELKPNGTLIIEQDLVRVADLPAGTKVFGCPATRLAEELGKKMVLNSVMVGFFAAVTGLLSPDSLRSAIADSVPSSFKELNDKAFDRGLEYGLTRSKAEPGRTENGILTPEFDGVA; encoded by the coding sequence ATGCAGCATTTGACCGAGGTTCGCGTAGCCGGGTTTGGAGGGCAGGGGGTGATTCTTACCGCCATTGTCATTGGCCGGGCAGCTTCCATCTATGCAGGCGGATTCGCGACCATGACTCAGAGCTTTGGTCCCGAGGCCCGCGGTGGCGCCTGCAGCGCGCAGGTGATCTTGTCCGATTCTCCGGTGCTGTATCCATATGTCACGCGGCCGGACATACTGATAGTGATGTCGCAGGAGGCCTACTCGAAATTTGTGCCTGAGCTAAAGCCCAACGGCACGCTCATCATCGAACAGGATCTGGTGCGAGTGGCAGATCTTCCAGCTGGAACCAAGGTGTTTGGTTGTCCTGCAACTCGCCTGGCGGAAGAACTGGGCAAGAAGATGGTACTGAATTCGGTGATGGTAGGCTTTTTCGCGGCAGTTACCGGATTGCTCTCCCCCGACTCCCTGCGCAGTGCTATCGCGGATTCGGTTCCGTCATCATTCAAAGAGCTCAACGACAAAGCGTTTGATCGCGGCCTGGAGTACGGGTTGACTCGATCCAAGGCAGAACCAGGCCGGACTGAAAATGGCATCCTCACACCGGAGTTCGACGGGGTCGCGTAG
- a CDS encoding energy transducer TonB, which produces MFEDSLFASKPVRSWQRRWAALASFVMQSLCVGILLCIPLFFTDALPVRRWIYGPLPAPPAPAAEAPPTTQRSTRAAASEVVGVHLIQPPAIPRGVKKIEDDGAPPAIWSSAGPGVAGSTGTGNDDFMSTLLDQVRPTAPLPKATLPRGPAKISTGVAEGLLISKVIPVYPALARLAGIQGQVVLQAVIGKDGTIQNLHVLRGHPLLVESAMDAVKKWRYRPYLLNSGPVEVETQITVNFSLTGRAIDGQ; this is translated from the coding sequence GTGTTCGAAGATTCCCTGTTCGCCTCAAAACCTGTCCGCAGCTGGCAACGCCGCTGGGCGGCGCTGGCTTCCTTTGTGATGCAGAGCCTCTGTGTTGGCATTCTGCTTTGCATCCCGCTGTTCTTTACCGACGCGCTGCCGGTTCGGCGCTGGATTTATGGCCCGCTTCCCGCTCCTCCGGCTCCGGCGGCCGAAGCGCCACCCACAACCCAGCGTTCCACTCGGGCTGCCGCCAGCGAAGTCGTCGGCGTCCACTTGATCCAACCCCCGGCAATTCCTCGCGGCGTAAAGAAGATTGAGGATGACGGGGCACCTCCCGCCATCTGGAGCAGTGCAGGTCCTGGCGTTGCCGGCAGTACGGGAACTGGCAATGATGATTTCATGAGCACCCTACTGGATCAGGTCCGGCCAACTGCGCCCTTGCCCAAGGCAACTCTCCCAAGGGGTCCGGCGAAAATCTCCACCGGGGTTGCCGAAGGACTCCTGATCTCCAAGGTGATTCCTGTCTATCCGGCCCTGGCGCGCTTAGCCGGCATTCAAGGGCAGGTCGTACTGCAGGCGGTGATCGGCAAGGATGGAACCATTCAAAACCTTCACGTGCTGCGTGGACATCCGCTACTGGTCGAATCGGCCATGGACGCGGTAAAGAAGTGGCGCTACCGGCCATATTTGCTGAACAGCGGGCCGGTAGAGGTGGAAACCCAGATTACGGTCAATTTCTCGCTCACCGGTAGAGCCATCGATGGCCAATGA
- a CDS encoding 2-oxoacid:ferredoxin oxidoreductase subunit beta, with amino-acid sequence MSLMAIINPVEPFLRSDRMPHIWCPGCGIGTTVNCFTRALLDAKVDLDNLAIVSGIGCSGRVAGYVRLDSFHTTHGRAIPFATGLKLANPKLNVVVYSGDGDLTAIGGNHLIHAARRNVDLKIICVNNLIYAMTGGQTAPTTPDDVITSTNPYGTFDPSFNLPHLVEAAGAVYVARWTTYHVRQLSRAIAEIFQKPGFCFIEILSPCPTLYQRRNKMGDGLDTMKFYKEKSKIRNGAPTSEVGISKQGEIIVGKFVDRTRPDYRVLMHDRMSESLGERYVEQGTEAACSI; translated from the coding sequence ATGAGCCTGATGGCGATTATCAATCCTGTTGAGCCGTTTCTGCGTTCCGACCGCATGCCGCACATATGGTGTCCCGGCTGCGGAATCGGGACGACTGTCAATTGTTTTACCCGGGCGCTGCTCGATGCCAAGGTGGACCTGGATAATCTGGCGATCGTGAGCGGTATAGGTTGTTCAGGGCGCGTTGCCGGGTATGTCCGGTTGGATTCGTTCCATACCACTCACGGACGCGCCATTCCATTTGCCACAGGACTGAAGCTGGCGAACCCAAAACTCAATGTGGTGGTCTATTCCGGCGACGGCGATCTTACGGCCATCGGAGGGAATCATCTGATTCACGCCGCCCGCCGCAATGTGGATCTCAAGATTATCTGTGTGAACAACCTGATCTATGCGATGACAGGAGGCCAAACCGCGCCCACGACTCCCGATGATGTCATCACCTCGACCAACCCATATGGCACATTTGATCCTTCTTTCAATTTGCCGCATTTGGTAGAGGCAGCGGGGGCGGTCTATGTTGCACGCTGGACCACCTATCACGTGCGCCAGTTGTCGCGAGCGATCGCAGAAATCTTCCAGAAACCGGGTTTTTGTTTTATCGAGATCCTCTCGCCGTGCCCCACTCTGTATCAGCGGCGCAACAAGATGGGCGACGGCCTTGACACCATGAAGTTCTACAAAGAGAAAAGCAAGATTCGCAATGGAGCGCCGACCAGCGAAGTTGGCATCAGCAAGCAGGGCGAGATCATTGTGGGCAAATTTGTCGATCGCACTCGTCCCGATTACCGGGTCTTAATGCACGACCGGATGAGCGAGTCTTTGGGCGAGCGTTACGTCGAGCAAGGCACGGAGGCGGCATGCAGCATTTGA
- a CDS encoding citrate synthase: MDSESITLTDNRNGKSYTFPLFNGNLRATDLRQIKLQPDDFGMMTYDPAYMNTAACQSRITFLDGDRGILLYRGYPIEELAENCSFLEVAYLLLNGDLPNEAELKEWTTEINHHMLIHENVKKFMDGFHHDAHPMGMLISTVAALSTFYPASRNIRDPLVRKLQITRLIAKMPTIAAYAYRHRNGLPYVYPEVGLTYAENFMNMLWKRTEPRYLSNPVMARAMEVLFILHADHEQNCSTSTMRAVGSSQADPYVSLAAAAAALSGPLHGGANEEVLTMLAQIGSVDRVPDYIKQIKEGRGKLMGFGHRVYKNYDPRARIIKRTAEEVFKVTGRNPKLDIALELERIALEDEYFIKRKLYPNVDFYSGIIYQAMGFSPEMFTVLFALPRTVGWLAQWQEMLEDPEQKIARPRQVYTGHALRHLETHDEKSALVAD; the protein is encoded by the coding sequence ATGGATTCAGAAAGCATCACCCTAACTGACAATCGTAACGGGAAGTCCTACACCTTTCCGCTGTTCAACGGCAATCTCCGCGCCACTGACCTTCGCCAGATCAAGCTGCAGCCCGACGACTTCGGCATGATGACCTACGATCCTGCCTACATGAACACCGCCGCCTGCCAGAGCCGTATCACCTTTTTGGATGGCGACCGGGGCATCCTCCTATATCGTGGCTACCCGATTGAAGAGCTGGCGGAAAACTGTTCCTTCCTGGAGGTCGCCTACCTGTTGCTAAACGGCGACCTGCCCAACGAGGCCGAACTGAAGGAATGGACCACTGAGATCAATCACCACATGCTCATTCACGAGAACGTGAAAAAGTTCATGGATGGCTTCCATCACGACGCCCATCCCATGGGCATGCTGATTTCCACCGTGGCTGCGCTCTCGACCTTCTACCCGGCGTCACGCAACATACGTGACCCGCTGGTTCGCAAGCTTCAGATCACGCGCCTGATTGCCAAAATGCCCACCATCGCTGCGTACGCCTATCGTCACCGCAACGGGCTGCCGTATGTTTATCCCGAGGTTGGCCTGACGTACGCCGAGAACTTCATGAACATGCTGTGGAAACGCACTGAGCCTCGCTATCTTTCCAACCCCGTAATGGCGCGGGCTATGGAGGTCCTATTCATCCTGCATGCCGACCACGAGCAGAACTGCTCCACCAGCACGATGCGCGCCGTCGGCAGCTCGCAAGCCGATCCCTATGTATCCCTCGCAGCTGCAGCCGCAGCCCTTTCCGGACCCCTCCACGGCGGCGCCAATGAGGAAGTGCTCACGATGCTGGCGCAGATCGGTTCCGTCGATCGCGTCCCCGATTACATCAAGCAGATCAAGGAAGGCCGTGGCAAACTCATGGGGTTCGGACATCGCGTCTACAAGAATTACGATCCCCGTGCCCGCATTATCAAGCGAACCGCGGAAGAAGTGTTCAAGGTCACCGGCCGCAATCCCAAGCTCGACATCGCACTCGAGCTGGAGCGGATTGCACTTGAAGACGAATACTTCATCAAACGCAAACTCTATCCCAACGTGGACTTCTACTCGGGCATCATCTACCAGGCGATGGGATTCAGCCCCGAGATGTTCACCGTGCTGTTCGCCCTGCCGCGCACCGTGGGTTGGCTGGCACAATGGCAGGAGATGCTGGAGGATCCGGAACAGAAGATCGCGCGTCCGCGCCAGGTGTACACAGGACATGCGCTGCGCCACCTGGAGACCCACGATGAGAAAAGCGCACTGGTAGCGGATTAG
- the pnp gene encoding polyribonucleotide nucleotidyltransferase has product MKQEVSVELSGGKTLNFETGKLAKQAGGSVVARTGDNVVLATAVANLEPREGIDFFPLTVDYREYTYAGGRIPGGFIKREGRPSEREILTSRLIDRPIRPLFPEGFRCETQVIALVLSADTQNDPDMLAINGASCALALSDIPFLGPIGAVRVGLIDGKFVVNPSYDEQRDGLLRLAVAGTKDGIVMIEAGASEIQEDTIVDAIEFAHAEIKKICSAITELAEKGGKKKRQVEPVEFDETYYNRLKAKVGDRLTDALNTEKYPKLESYTKVKEIKNELKAEIPEENEEELVKLSHYFELLRERIFRDQVIGQRRRPDGREFDQIRPIWIEVGVLPRAHGSAIFTRGETQALVTTTLGTGEDMQRVEQFEGEAKKRFMLHYNFPPFSVGEVAFLRGPGRREVGHGALAERAISGVLPPEADWPYAMRVVSDILESNGSSSMATVCGASLAMMDAGVPLKSPIAGVAMGLVKEDEKYAILTDIAGAEDHYGDMDFKVAGTDTGITALQMDIKVTGITAGIMREAMAQAKQGRMFILGKMNEVLSEPRSTISEFAPRFYSLQIPTDKIKDLIGPGGKVIRGIIEETGVKIDVEDSGRVNIASNDQESAKKALQMIGDITATAEIGKTYLGTVQRLADFGAFVEILPGTDGLLHISEVAEHRIKDIRDELKEGDQILVKVLSIEGNRIRLSRKAILREQRAKMEGGEAATPMTFEGGSVEPGNEADEPVRAGYTERGERHHDRGGERGGDRGGDRGGRRHGGGGHGRGDGRGGRGGNRGGRR; this is encoded by the coding sequence ATGAAGCAAGAAGTAAGCGTAGAACTCTCTGGCGGAAAAACTCTCAATTTTGAAACCGGGAAATTAGCAAAACAGGCCGGTGGATCGGTAGTAGCCCGCACTGGCGACAATGTCGTCCTCGCCACCGCGGTAGCCAATCTTGAACCTCGCGAAGGCATCGACTTTTTCCCCCTAACGGTGGATTACCGTGAATACACCTACGCCGGAGGACGCATTCCCGGGGGATTCATTAAGCGCGAAGGACGTCCCAGCGAGCGCGAGATTCTCACTAGCCGTCTCATCGACCGGCCCATCCGACCGCTATTTCCTGAGGGCTTCCGATGCGAGACCCAGGTCATAGCCCTGGTGTTGTCTGCAGACACACAAAATGATCCCGACATGCTGGCTATCAATGGCGCTTCCTGCGCGCTGGCGCTATCCGACATTCCGTTCCTCGGGCCGATCGGGGCAGTGCGGGTAGGTTTGATCGACGGCAAGTTTGTCGTGAATCCCAGTTATGACGAGCAGCGCGATGGATTGTTGCGTCTGGCGGTCGCCGGCACCAAGGACGGCATCGTCATGATTGAGGCCGGGGCAAGTGAAATACAGGAAGACACGATCGTGGATGCGATTGAGTTCGCACATGCCGAGATCAAAAAAATCTGTTCTGCGATTACGGAGCTGGCGGAAAAAGGCGGCAAGAAGAAACGCCAGGTGGAACCGGTCGAGTTCGATGAAACCTACTACAACCGCCTGAAGGCGAAGGTGGGTGATCGTCTTACGGATGCTCTGAACACGGAGAAGTATCCCAAGCTGGAAAGCTACACCAAAGTCAAGGAAATCAAGAACGAACTGAAGGCTGAGATCCCTGAGGAAAACGAAGAAGAGCTGGTCAAGCTTTCGCATTATTTCGAATTGTTGCGGGAGCGGATTTTCCGTGACCAGGTGATCGGCCAACGGCGCCGTCCTGACGGCAGGGAGTTTGATCAGATCCGGCCGATCTGGATTGAAGTGGGAGTTCTGCCGCGGGCCCACGGCTCGGCCATCTTCACGCGTGGCGAGACGCAGGCGCTGGTGACCACCACGCTGGGAACGGGTGAAGACATGCAGCGGGTGGAGCAGTTCGAAGGCGAAGCCAAGAAACGATTCATGCTGCATTACAACTTCCCGCCCTTCTCAGTAGGAGAAGTTGCATTTCTGCGCGGCCCGGGACGCCGGGAGGTCGGCCACGGTGCATTGGCGGAGCGCGCCATCAGCGGCGTGCTGCCGCCGGAAGCGGACTGGCCCTACGCCATGCGCGTGGTATCGGACATCCTGGAATCCAACGGATCATCGTCGATGGCCACGGTATGCGGAGCATCGCTGGCGATGATGGATGCGGGAGTTCCGCTGAAATCGCCAATCGCTGGGGTTGCCATGGGCCTGGTGAAGGAAGACGAGAAGTACGCGATCCTGACCGATATCGCCGGAGCTGAGGATCACTATGGCGACATGGATTTCAAGGTCGCAGGGACGGATACCGGTATAACGGCTCTGCAGATGGACATCAAGGTTACGGGCATTACAGCCGGGATCATGAGAGAGGCTATGGCTCAGGCCAAGCAAGGGCGCATGTTCATCCTCGGCAAGATGAATGAGGTGCTCAGCGAACCGCGCTCGACGATTTCGGAATTCGCGCCACGCTTCTACAGCCTGCAGATCCCGACCGACAAGATCAAAGACCTGATCGGGCCGGGAGGCAAGGTGATTCGCGGCATCATCGAAGAGACGGGCGTAAAGATTGATGTGGAAGATTCTGGTCGAGTCAACATCGCCTCCAACGACCAGGAGTCAGCCAAGAAAGCCTTGCAGATGATCGGCGACATCACTGCGACGGCGGAGATTGGCAAAACTTATCTGGGGACGGTGCAGCGACTGGCTGACTTTGGCGCCTTCGTGGAAATTCTTCCGGGAACCGATGGCTTGCTGCACATCAGCGAAGTGGCTGAGCACCGCATTAAGGACATTCGCGACGAGCTAAAGGAAGGCGATCAAATCCTGGTGAAGGTGCTCTCTATTGAGGGAAACCGAATCCGGCTCTCGCGCAAGGCCATCTTGCGTGAGCAGCGTGCCAAGATGGAGGGCGGCGAGGCTGCAACGCCTATGACCTTCGAAGGCGGCAGTGTCGAGCCTGGGAACGAGGCTGACGAGCCGGTGCGCGCCGGGTATACAGAGCGGGGAGAGCGCCATCATGATCGCGGTGGCGAGCGTGGTGGTGATCGTGGCGGTGATCGTGGTGGTCGCCGTCATGGCGGTGGCGGTCATGGCCGCGGCGACGGCCGCGGTGGACGCGGTGGCAATCGAGGCGGAAGGCGGTAA